From the Mustelus asterias chromosome 14, sMusAst1.hap1.1, whole genome shotgun sequence genome, one window contains:
- the LOC144503993 gene encoding tubulin alpha-1B chain-like, with translation MPRDWTYGAADNSYNTFFSESGAGKLVPRAMFIDLEPTVIDEIRTGTYRQLFHPEQLITGKEDAANNYARGHYTIGREIVDLALDRIRKLADDCTGLQGFLVFHSFGGGTGSGFTSLLMQCLSIDYGKKTKFEFTIYPAPQISTAVVEPYNAILTTHTTLEHSDCCFLADNEALYDICRRNLDVERPTYTNLNRLLAQVVSCITCSLRFEGALNVDLIEFQTNLVPYPRIHFPLIAYAPVISAEKAYHEQLSVAQLTSACFEPANQMVKCDPRNGKYMAVSMLYRGDVVPKDVNAAIANIKTKRSIRFVDWCPTGFKVGINYQPPTVVPGGDLAKVLRAVCMLSNSTAIAEAWARLNHKFDLMYAKRAFVHWYVGEGMEEGEFSEARDDLAALEKDYEEVGIDSAELDREEY, from the exons ATGCCCAGGGACTGGACTTATGGAGCTGCAGATAACTCCTACAACACCTTCTTTAGTGAGTCTGGTGCTGGAAAACTTGTCCCACGAGCTATGTTCATTGACTTAGAGCCAACTGTGATTG ATGAGATCCGTACTGGGACCTATCGCCAGCTGTTCCATCCGGAGCAACTCATCACCGGGAAGGAAGATGCTGCCAACAACTACGCCCGTGGGCACTACACCATCGGCAGAGAGATCGTTGATTTGGCTCTGGACAGAATACGCAAACTG gctgatgattgcacaggaCTCCAGGGTTTCCTCGTGTTTCACAGCTTTGGTGGAGGCACCGGTTCTGGTTTCACTTCCCTTTTGATGCAGTGTCTCAGTATTGACTACGGCAAGAAAACCAAGTTTGAATTTACCATCTATCCAGCTCCTCAGATTTCAACAGCTGTGGTTGAACCCTACAATGCCATTCTTACCACCCACACCACTCTTGAGCATTCCGACTGTTGCTTCTTAGCAGATAATGAAGCCCTTTATGATATCTGCCGCAGAAACTTGGATGTTGAGCGTCCAACCTACACCAACCTGAACCGGCTTCTCGCCCAGGTTGTGTCCTGTATTACGTGCTCCCTTCGATTTGAAGGTGCTTTGAATGTTGATCTGATAGAATTCCAGACCAACTTGGTTCCATATCCACGCATCCACTTTCCCTTGATTGCCTATGCACCAGTGATCTCAGCTGAGAAAGCTTACCATGAGCAACTCTCAGTGGCTCAGCTCACCAGCGCCTGCTTTGAGCCAGCCAACCAAATGGTTAAATGTGACCCTCGCAACGGCAAGTACATGGCTGTAAGTATGCTCTATCGTGGTGACGTGGTGCCAAAAGATGTCAATGCTGCCATTGCCAACATTAAGACCAAGCGCTCCATTAGATTTGTTGACTGGTGTCCAACTGGTTTCAAAGTTGGCATCAACTACCAGCCGCCCACGGTGGTGCCTGGTGGAGACCTGGCCAAGGTGCTACGTGCTGTGTGTATGCTGAGTAACAGCACGGCCATCGCTGAAGCCTGGGCTCGTCTCAATCACAAGTTTGATTTGATGTACGCCAAGCGTGCCTTTGTGCATTGGTATGTGGGTGAGGGGATGGAGGAAGGGGAGTTCTCGGAGGCCCGTGACGATTTGGCAGCCTTGGAGAAGGATTATGAAGAGGTTGGTATAGACAGTGCTGAACTGGACCGTGAGGAATATTAG
- the LOC144503463 gene encoding tubulin alpha-1D chain-like, with the protein MRECISIHVGQAGVQMGNACWELYCLEHGIQPDGQMPSDKTIGGGDDSFNTFFSETGAGKHVPRAVFVDLEPTVIDEIRSGTYRQLFHPEQLITGKEDAANNYARGHYTIGKELIDLVLDKLRKLADQCTGLQGFLIFHSFGGGTGSGFTSLLMERLSVDYGKKSKLEFAIYPAPQISTAVVEPYNSILTTHTTLEHSDCAFMVDNEAIYDICRRNLDIERPTYTNLNRLIGQIVSSITVSLRFDGALNVDLTEFQTNLVPYPRIHFPLATYAPVTSSEKAYHEQLSVAEITNSCFEPANQMVKCDPRHGKYMACCLLYRGDVVPKDVNAAIATIKTKRTIQFVDWCPTGFKVGINYQPPTVVPGGDLAKVQRAVCMLSNTTAIAEAWARLDHKFDLMYAKRAFVHWYVGEGMEEGEFSEAREDMAALEKDYEEVGADSVEDQGEEEEY; encoded by the exons CGTGAGTGTATCTCCATCCATGTTGGCCAAGCTGGTGTCCAGATGGGCAATGCCTGCTGGGAGCTGTATTGTTTGGAACACGGTATCCAGCCTGATGGACAGATGCCCAGTGATAAGACCATAGGAGGTGGTGATGACTCCTTCAACACCTTCTTCAGTGAGACAGGAGCAGGGAAACACGTCCCACGAGCTGTCTTTGTTGATTTGGAACCAACTGTGATTG ATGAGATTCGCAGTGGTACCTATCGGCAGCTGTTCCACCCTGAGCAGCTCATCACTGGGAAGGAAGATGCTGCCAACAATTATGCCCGTGGGCACTACACCATTGGCAAGGAGCTGATTGACTTGGTCCTTGACAAGCTGCGTAAACTA GCTGACCAGTGCACAGGACTTCAGGGTTTCCTCATTTTCCACAGCTTTGGTGGAGGTACTGGTTCCGGTTTCACCTCCCTCCTGATGGAACGTCTCTCCGTTGACTACGGCAAGAAATCCAAGCTTGAATTTGCTATCTACCCAGCTCCTCAGATCTCCACAGCTGTAGTGGAACCCTACAACTCCATCTTGACCACCCACACCACACTCGAACACTCAGACTGCGCTTTCATGGTAGATAATGAAGCTATCTATGATATCTGCCGCAGAAATCTGGACATTGAGCGCCCAACCTACACCAATTTGAACCGACTGATAGGTCAGATTGTGTCCTCCATTACAGTATCCCTTCGCTTTGATGGCGCTTTGAATGTTGATCTGACAGAATTCCAGACCAATTTAGTTCCCTATCCACGTATCCACTTCCCTCTGGCAACCTATGCCCCTGTAACCTCATCTGAGAAAGCTTACCATGAGCAGCTGTCTGTGGCTGAAATTACCAATTCCTGCTTCGAACCGGCAAACCAGATGGTCAAGTGTGACCCTCGCCATGGCAAGTACATGGCTTGCTGTCTGCTTTATCGTGGTGATGTGGTTCCAAAAGATGTCAATGCTGCCATTGCCACCATTAAGACCAAACGCACCATTCAGTTTGTTGACTGGTGCCCAACAGGTTTCAAGGTTGGCATCAACTACCAACCACCCACTGTGGTGCCCGGTGGAGACCTGGCCAAGGTGCAGCGTGCTGTGTGTATGCTGAGCAACACCACAGCCATTGCTGAAGCCTGGGCTCGCCTTGATCACAAGTTTGATCTGATGTATGCCAAGCGCGCCTTTGTGCATTGGTATGTGGGCGAGGGGATGGAGGAAGGGGAGTTCTCAGAGGCCCGTGAAGACATGGCAGCCTTGGAGAAAGATTATGAAGAGGTTGGTGCAGATAGTGTTGAGGATCAAGGTGAAGAAGAAGAGTATTAG